GAATGCGATCGAAACGCTGACGCCGGAACGCATCAAGGGCATCCGCGAGATCTGCGATAAGCACGGCATCCATGTCGGCATTCACACCATGTCGGCCGTCAACATGGCCGAAGTCGCGCCGCATGTGCGCGACGGCGTCGAACGCTATCTGTTCGGTCATATGGACGCCTGCAAGAAACTCGGCGGCGAATGGATGGTGATCCATGCCGGCTATCACTTCACGTCCGATGTGAAAATGCGCATGGAAGCCGGCGTCGAGCGCATTCAGCGTCTCGTCGACTACGCCGAAAAGATCGGCCTCACCCTGCTCCTCGAAAACATGAACTGGGAGCCGGACGATGCGGAGGTCCACTACCTCGCGCACAATGTCGAAGAGACAAAATATTATTTCGACCGCCTCGACTCGCCGAATCTGCGCTGGGCGTTCACCGCAAACCACGCGCACATTGTCGAGGACGGTGTCGATGCGTTCCTCGCGGCCTTCGACATCAAACGCTGCGATGAAGTGCGCCTCGCCGATTGCTGGCGTAACGGCAAGGAAGAACATCTTCTTCCCGGCCAGGGCGATTTCGATTTCCCGGGCCTCTTCAAGAAGCTCGATAAGCTCGGCTTCACCGGCCATTACATGAACGCGTTCGGCAGCCTGCAGGACATGATCGACGGCCGCGAGAAACTCGCAAAGCTCGGCTGAAGAATTAAGGTGCGGGACGACCACTCCGGGCGGCTTCGGCCGCCCGGATTTTTTATTCCGGCCAGTGCGCGAACCAGTCGAAGCCGACGGCGATCAGCACATAGCGGACAAGCTTGCCGAGAGTCACGAGCAGGAAGAAGTGCTTGAAGTTCGTGCGCAGGAGACCTGCGACGACGGTGATGATGTCGCCGATCAGCGGCAGCCAGGTCAGCAGAAGAATCCAAACGCCGTAGCGGTTGAAGCGGTCTGACGCGCGCTCGATCTGCGCCTCTGTCGCCGGAAACCAGCGTCGTCCGGCAAGATCGGACACGAGATAGCCGATCACATAATTGACGATGCCGCCGATGACATTGCCGAAGGTCGCCGCGGCAACGAGCGCCCAGGGCTCGCCCTGCCCCGCCGCCAGAAAGCCGCCGAGAACAAGCTCGGACGATCCCGGCAGAAAGGGCAGAAATGTTCCCGCGATCAGCGCCGCGGTGAACATCCAGGCATAGCTCGCAAGCTCATCCACGACCGGAATCCTCAGAAGAAATCGCAACGAGATGGAGGCCGGCCGCAGGCTGGCGAAGGGAGTGTCTCAAGGGTGCCATGAATTAGACGAAACTATCGGCGAGATTACAGTAATGGGCAAGGTTGAATGCAGAATGCATGAATCACCTGCCCGGAAAATCGTGGGTCTAGGGGGCTTTTATATGAACTGGGGAATTGCAGGTCGGGTTTCCGGCATTGGTGTCGCATTGGTCGCCGGAGCAGCGAACGCCCAGGAGCTGCCTTTTGCGGAGCCGGACGAGTTCGTGAAGGTGTGCGGCGGCCATGGCAAGGGCTTCTTCTACATTCCAGGCACCGATACCTGCCTGCGCGTGTCGGGTCTTGTGCGCTCCGATCAGCGCTATGAAAACGATTCCCGAGATGCCGAGGCCAACGATTTTCATACGGATCTGCGCGGCCGCATCCAGTTCGATGCGCGCACCGAAACGGATTTCGGGACGCTGCGCTCCTACATCGAGTTCGAAGGCCGCGCCGACACCTATTCCGGCGACTATGATGACGGTGCCGGTGCGTTCCTGCCGCGCAACGCCTATATCGAATTTGCCGGCTTCACGGCCGGGCATCTCAACCGCTCGCTCTTCGACTATGCGCCCTATAAACACATGTCCGACCTGTTCTCGGACGAGCGCGTCAATACGCTCGCTTATACGGCCAAGCCCGCCGACGGCGTTCAGGCGGTCATCGGCATCGAAGATAAATATTTCCGCGCCAACCCGAATGACGGCCTCGATTCCGAACTCGATCAGACATGGCCGAACGCGATCGTAACGCTCACCCTCAAAAAGGATTGGGGCGAAGCACGGCTCGGCGCCGCCGTTCAGGACAATGAGGGCGACCGCGATATCGGTGCGGATGGCGATGCGACCGGCTGGGCCCTGCAGACGGGCCTGATCCTAAATCTCCCCTCGGAGGTCAAAGGCAGCCGCCTATGGGCGGAAGGCGTCTATTCCAGCGGCGCGGGCTCTTATGCGGGCGGCGAAGACTTCCGGGTGAACTTCGTCGCGGCGAGTATCGGCGGCCGGACGGTGCGCGATCAGCGCGACGACGGCGCGGGCAATCTTCTCAACACGGATGTCTGGTCGGCGGGCGGCGGCGTCAAATGGTTCTGGACGGAGAAGTGGCATTCGAACGTTTCGGCCATCTACTCCGATGTCGATCCTTCGGCGGACGGGTTTGCCGCCTTCGACTATCTCTTTGCCGAGATCAATACGTTCTGGACGCCGGTGACAAATCTCGAACTCGGGCTCGCGCTGCAATATGGCGAAGCGAGCATCAACGAGGCCGGTGCGGATGCGCCGGATACCGGCGAGCACTGGGCTATCGTCAGCCGCGTCGGGCGCTCTTTTTAACGGAACGTCTTAATCAGGCCGCGCTGCCGGCTTCGGCCGGCTTCGCACCGCCCTTGAGAAGCGCCGACACGTGCTTGCGCAAATCCTCGTCGCGGAAGGGTTTGTGCAGCGTCGGTTCGCTTGCGAACTCGCCGAGCGCCGACAGATCGGCATAGCCGGTGACGAACATCAAAGGGATGTCCGGACGTCTTTTGCGGGCGGCGCGCGCGACCTCTGCGCCGTTCATGCCAGGCATGGCAAAATCAAGCACCAGAAGATCGATCGCCGGATCCTGCTCGAAGGCCAATAGCGCCGAGGGACCGTTCTCCGCCTGGATCACTTTATAGCCGAACTCTTCGAGCTTCGAGGCCGTGACTTCGCGCACGAGATCGTCGTCGTCGACAAGAAGGATCGACGGCGCTTCGATCTTTTTTACCGCGCGCAGTTCGACGGTTTTCTTGCGCGGTTTCGTCCCGCTCTCGGCCGGTGCGCGCGGCAGGAAGACGCTGACGGTCGTGCCGCGGGCTTCGCGCGTATCGATGCGAACGCCGCCGCCCGATTGTTTGGCAAAACCCAACACCTGGCTGAGCCCGAGGCCCGATCCCTTGCCGACTTCTTTGGTTGTGAAGAAGGGCTCGAAGACGCGTGACATCACATCCTCGCTCATGCCCGAACCGGAATCGGTGACGGCGACGACGACATAATCTCCCGGTCCCGGCTCCTCGACCCGCTGCGGCGCATCGCGGCGGGTGACATTGTTCGTCTCGACCTTGAGCAGGCCGCCGACTTCCATCGCATCGCGCGCATTGATGGCAAGGTTCAGGATGATGAGTTCGATCTGTGTCGGATCGACGAGCGCCGGCCACAGATCGTCTTCGAGCACGATATCGACCGCAACGCTGCCGCCCATCGAGCTCTGCAACAGCTCGCGCATATTGTTGACGGTATCGTTGAGATTGACGGCTTTCGGCTCAAGCCGCTGGCGCCGCGAGAACGCGAGAAGCTGCGAAACAAGCGAAGCGCCGCGTTCGGCCGCCATCCGCATATTGGACAGTTTCTTTTTCAGTGCGGCGTCGGTCGCGCCGCGCTCGACGAAAGCAAGATTGCCGAGGATCACTGTCAAAAGATTGTTGAAGTCGTGGGCGACGCCCGAGGTCAGCTGGCCGACGGCTTCGAGCCGCTGCACCTGCCGCAAAGTCGCCTCGACGCGTTCGCGCTCTTCGATCTGCGCGACAAGCTGGCGGTTTGCGGCGGCAAGTTCGCCGGTGCGTTCATCGATGCGATGCTCAAGTGCATCCGCCGCGAGCTTGCTTTCGGTGATGTCGACATTGCAGCCGACATAGCCGAGAAATTCGCCGTCCGGCCCTGCCGTGCGCGGCGCGCCTTCGCAGCGCAGCCAGCGCGTCGAGCCCTTGCCGTCGCGGACGCGGACCACGCGGCGCCAGAGTTTGCGGCTGGCAAAAGCGTTCTTGAAATCCTCGATGAAGCTCTGCGCATCATCGGGATGAATGACGACGAGCCAGGCATCGCCCATGAGATGCTCGGCGGGATAGCCGAAAAAGGTTTCGTGGTAGCGATTGACGAAACTGATCGCGCCGTCGCGATCCGTCATCCAGATCAGCGCCGGCGCCGTATCGGCCATCGAACGGAAGCGTTCTTCGCTTTCGCGCAAACTGTCTTCGACCAGCCGCCGCTCGGTGACGTCCATCATCGTACCCGAACCGCGCAGCTGGCTGCCCGATCCTTCCGGCGCAAGGCGTCCGGAGATCGTTACCCAGCGCTCTTCGCCGGTATCGGCACGCAGGATGCGAAACTCCGCGTCGAACTTGCCGCCGGTTTCGCCGCGGAAAAACGCCTTCGAGCGCTCGTGCACGCGTTCGCGGTCCTGCGGATGAACCTGCGCAAGGAAGATTTCCGGATCGGCATTGCTGCCGGGCGGCAGGCCGAGAATGCCGAGAAATTCCGGCGACCAGTTCCGCCGCCCGGTTTCCGCATCGACGTCCCAGATGCCAAGGCCCGTCGCCCGCACCGCGAGGCGAAGGCGGGATTCGCTTGAGCGCAGATCGACCGTCCGCAGCAAAAGCTCATCTTGCGCCTTCACGAGGCTTTCGGACACGGCGTTGAGTTCGCGGATCGCGGTCTTCGGCGGTACGACCGGATCGCCGCGTCCGAGGGCTTGTGCGGCGTGCACCAGTCCCTCGACCGGTTCCGAAATCGAGCGCGCCACGCGCACCGAAATCAGCGCCGCGAAGATCAGGAGCGCAAGACCGCCGAGCGCCGCCAAGAGAAGATTACCGGTAATGGCGCTGATCACCTGCGAGCGCGGCACCGAAACCCCGAAGGTCCAGCGGTAGAGCGGCGAACGGCTATAGGCGACGATCGTCGGCACGCCCTCGAACGAGCGGCTCTCGACCACCGCATTGTCGATCTTGGCGATGCTCTCGGCGACGGCCGGGCTCGGCTTTTTGCCGATCATGCTCTCGCCGCCCATGCTGCGGGCGACCACGCTCTGATCCTTGTCAAGAATATTGCCGATCCAACCCGCGGGCAGATCCTGCTCGGCGAGAATGCGATTGAGGACGCTCGGCAGCATGGCAAAGGACAGCGCGTAACGGACATGGCCGCCGACTTCGACCGGCGTCGTCACCGTGATTACCGGCTGTTTGACGATGGCGCCTTCAAAGAGGCCCGAAACCACCGTGCGGCCCTGCTTCATCTCCGGCCAGAGATCGCGCGCCGCAGGATCTGATTTCGGCAGCGGCGCGCCATAGGCGGCGCGCGTATTGACAAGATGATTGCCGTCCTCGTCGCTGAGGATGATCCAGGTATTGTCAGCATGCTCGACCTTGCGCGCCTGCTCGTCGAAGCCCTTCAAATTTCCGGTCTGCAGATTGAGCGAAACCGAAAGCGCCTGATTGAGCGCTGCCGCCTGGCCGAGTTCTCGGTCGACGACGAGTGACAGGGCACGCGCCGTGCCCAGCAGCTGCCGGTCGAACGCGGTGCGCGCATTGCGGTACGAATCCCACAGGAGATAGGCCCCGATCAGAAGACCGGGGATCAGAAGTCCAAGGGTCAGAAGAACAAGCCTGCCCCGGATCGTCGTGCCGTTCGCCTCGTGGGCCAAGTCTCACGCGCCTCGTGCGGATTGGAAGAAAAACACGGAAATCACTGAAAAAACTTGCAAAATTGCACAGCATTCGAGCGACGCCGGAAGCCGCAGCGCAAGCCGGCGGACTCCCGCTATATGATAAGCGCCGGCTCGATTTGTCATCCCCTTGCGGGAGCTCAGCCTGCCGATTGGCTCGCACGGTTGGTGAACCGCGCATTACCGAGCCCCGTCCCCATGGTCAGCGCACCCCAATGCCCGACATCCTGCATGCCCGGCAGCGCACTCAATCCCTGAACCACGGCATCATTATGCATGACGATTGCCGTGTCATGGCCATCGATTTCAGGGATGGCCTCGCGCAGGAGCGTCGGCAGATGAAATTTGCTCGACGCCCAATTGCCGGGAAGGTTTTGCGAACCGCGCTCGATCGAACCGTCGGCATTTATGATTCCCGGACAGCCGATGCCGATAAAAGGCGCAAGCTTGATCTTGTCCTTGCCGGCTTTGGCGATGAGCTCTTCGAGCATGCCGATAAGTTTTTTCACCGCGTCCTCGCGCGTCGGCTTTTCATCGCGATGCCGCCATAGCTCGAAGGCGGCGACCGACGCCTTGGAGAGATCCTTCGCCTCTTTGAGATTGAGGCTGACGATCCCGGCGCGGAAATTCGTGCCTCCGATATCGACGCCGAGTATCGCGTCATGGCCGGAAAACAGCCAGGACGGCGCAAGATGCGCGGCGCCGATCAGCCCCGCTTCGTCGGGATGATGACGGATCGGGACAAGATCGACATCGATCTTGTCGGCCGCCTTCAGCAGAACCGCAGCACGGCCGATCGCAAGCTCGCCGACGCGGCTTTCGCGCAGGCCGCCGCCGATGACGATCCGTTCGGTATCCTTCCAATCTTTCAATTTCAGAAAACGGCGGATCACTGCGGCAAGCGCCTGCGAAAAATCTTCGACCGCACCGAGCACGACACCCGCCGCAATCAGATCGTCGCCGCTCAGCGCCTTATCGATTTTCTTTTTGGAAATGTCCGTACTCGGGTCTTCGCCAAGCGGATCGCCGTCCTTCTTGCGCACGGCTTTGCGCCATTCTTCAAGAGTTGCGCGGAAGGCGCGATTGGAGGCGCGGTCGCCGACAAAACCCTTATCGTCCTTGATCTCGACATTATAACTGTCGAGGACGACCGAGGGCAGCTGCGCTGCACCATGAGCTGCAATGACGGGCGCCGTGGACTGATCGTTCATGGCGCCTCCGCTCAGCGGCCCGCGCCGGCCAGCATCGGCTGGAACGTGATGCAGGAGCGGATCACCAGCGCCTTTTCCTGTTTGGCGCCGTGATACTCCTCATAGGTCAGTTTGATATCGAGACCGCGCCGTCCCGCCTCCCGCATCAGGAGATCGAGTTCGCCGGACGTCAGTCGCCCGGTAATTGCTTTTTGCAACTGCTCGTTAGTCAGCTCGCCAATATTCATCGCCAGCTCCCTGCCCGATGCCGCATGACGCCGGCATGACGATGAAGCTCAACGCCTTGACTGGGCACCCGTTCCTTGCCCTCAGAAAGAAAGTTCGGGCACACTCCGAGCCGAATTTTGCGTCACGAAGACGTGACGCCCGAACCGTTACGAAACGGGCAATCTCCGCCCGTTCGCAGGACGCCTATCA
Above is a window of Terrihabitans soli DNA encoding:
- a CDS encoding sugar phosphate isomerase/epimerase family protein; the protein is MTSLRERIGIDLGQRNKIEDGLAAAVKHDVKYLDLKVDVAPNAIETLTPERIKGIREICDKHGIHVGIHTMSAVNMAEVAPHVRDGVERYLFGHMDACKKLGGEWMVIHAGYHFTSDVKMRMEAGVERIQRLVDYAEKIGLTLLLENMNWEPDDAEVHYLAHNVEETKYYFDRLDSPNLRWAFTANHAHIVEDGVDAFLAAFDIKRCDEVRLADCWRNGKEEHLLPGQGDFDFPGLFKKLDKLGFTGHYMNAFGSLQDMIDGREKLAKLG
- a CDS encoding YqaA family protein encodes the protein MDELASYAWMFTAALIAGTFLPFLPGSSELVLGGFLAAGQGEPWALVAAATFGNVIGGIVNYVIGYLVSDLAGRRWFPATEAQIERASDRFNRYGVWILLLTWLPLIGDIITVVAGLLRTNFKHFFLLVTLGKLVRYVLIAVGFDWFAHWPE
- a CDS encoding porin is translated as MNWGIAGRVSGIGVALVAGAANAQELPFAEPDEFVKVCGGHGKGFFYIPGTDTCLRVSGLVRSDQRYENDSRDAEANDFHTDLRGRIQFDARTETDFGTLRSYIEFEGRADTYSGDYDDGAGAFLPRNAYIEFAGFTAGHLNRSLFDYAPYKHMSDLFSDERVNTLAYTAKPADGVQAVIGIEDKYFRANPNDGLDSELDQTWPNAIVTLTLKKDWGEARLGAAVQDNEGDRDIGADGDATGWALQTGLILNLPSEVKGSRLWAEGVYSSGAGSYAGGEDFRVNFVAASIGGRTVRDQRDDGAGNLLNTDVWSAGGGVKWFWTEKWHSNVSAIYSDVDPSADGFAAFDYLFAEINTFWTPVTNLELGLALQYGEASINEAGADAPDTGEHWAIVSRVGRSF
- a CDS encoding PAS domain S-box protein, whose translation is MAHEANGTTIRGRLVLLTLGLLIPGLLIGAYLLWDSYRNARTAFDRQLLGTARALSLVVDRELGQAAALNQALSVSLNLQTGNLKGFDEQARKVEHADNTWIILSDEDGNHLVNTRAAYGAPLPKSDPAARDLWPEMKQGRTVVSGLFEGAIVKQPVITVTTPVEVGGHVRYALSFAMLPSVLNRILAEQDLPAGWIGNILDKDQSVVARSMGGESMIGKKPSPAVAESIAKIDNAVVESRSFEGVPTIVAYSRSPLYRWTFGVSVPRSQVISAITGNLLLAALGGLALLIFAALISVRVARSISEPVEGLVHAAQALGRGDPVVPPKTAIRELNAVSESLVKAQDELLLRTVDLRSSESRLRLAVRATGLGIWDVDAETGRRNWSPEFLGILGLPPGSNADPEIFLAQVHPQDRERVHERSKAFFRGETGGKFDAEFRILRADTGEERWVTISGRLAPEGSGSQLRGSGTMMDVTERRLVEDSLRESEERFRSMADTAPALIWMTDRDGAISFVNRYHETFFGYPAEHLMGDAWLVVIHPDDAQSFIEDFKNAFASRKLWRRVVRVRDGKGSTRWLRCEGAPRTAGPDGEFLGYVGCNVDITESKLAADALEHRIDERTGELAAANRQLVAQIEERERVEATLRQVQRLEAVGQLTSGVAHDFNNLLTVILGNLAFVERGATDAALKKKLSNMRMAAERGASLVSQLLAFSRRQRLEPKAVNLNDTVNNMRELLQSSMGGSVAVDIVLEDDLWPALVDPTQIELIILNLAINARDAMEVGGLLKVETNNVTRRDAPQRVEEPGPGDYVVVAVTDSGSGMSEDVMSRVFEPFFTTKEVGKGSGLGLSQVLGFAKQSGGGVRIDTREARGTTVSVFLPRAPAESGTKPRKKTVELRAVKKIEAPSILLVDDDDLVREVTASKLEEFGYKVIQAENGPSALLAFEQDPAIDLLVLDFAMPGMNGAEVARAARKRRPDIPLMFVTGYADLSALGEFASEPTLHKPFRDEDLRKHVSALLKGGAKPAEAGSAA
- a CDS encoding ROK family protein codes for the protein MNDQSTAPVIAAHGAAQLPSVVLDSYNVEIKDDKGFVGDRASNRAFRATLEEWRKAVRKKDGDPLGEDPSTDISKKKIDKALSGDDLIAAGVVLGAVEDFSQALAAVIRRFLKLKDWKDTERIVIGGGLRESRVGELAIGRAAVLLKAADKIDVDLVPIRHHPDEAGLIGAAHLAPSWLFSGHDAILGVDIGGTNFRAGIVSLNLKEAKDLSKASVAAFELWRHRDEKPTREDAVKKLIGMLEELIAKAGKDKIKLAPFIGIGCPGIINADGSIERGSQNLPGNWASSKFHLPTLLREAIPEIDGHDTAIVMHNDAVVQGLSALPGMQDVGHWGALTMGTGLGNARFTNRASQSAG